The following are from one region of the Actinomyces sp. oral taxon 897 genome:
- a CDS encoding mycothiol transferase — protein MSLKNVLIDSLSRSRERLGRALDGVTAEQANTQPEPLKAPRIDSLAWLAWHTAREIDLQVSDLRGTEPLWTAAGFSQRFALPLPDDTEDWHHTPDLAAQVRVTSTSLLTEYLDAAYALAEDYLRTLDPACLEEVIDTSWNPPVTRITRLVSIVDDAAQHSGQAVYSRRLLGLEG, from the coding sequence ATGAGCCTTAAGAACGTCCTCATTGACTCCCTGTCCCGCTCCCGGGAGCGCCTGGGCCGGGCGCTCGACGGGGTGACCGCCGAGCAGGCGAACACCCAGCCCGAGCCCCTGAAGGCACCCCGGATCGACTCCCTGGCCTGGCTGGCGTGGCACACCGCCCGCGAGATCGACCTCCAGGTCAGCGACCTGCGAGGCACCGAGCCGCTGTGGACCGCCGCGGGGTTCAGTCAGCGCTTTGCCCTCCCCCTGCCCGACGACACCGAGGACTGGCACCACACCCCCGACCTGGCGGCCCAGGTCCGGGTCACCAGCACCTCCCTCCTCACGGAGTACCTGGATGCTGCCTACGCCCTGGCTGAGGACTACCTGCGCACCCTGGATCCGGCCTGCCTGGAGGAGGTCATCGACACCTCCTGGAACCCTCCCGTCACCCGGATCACGCGCCTGGTCTCCATTGTCGACGACGCCGCCCAGCACTCGGGTCAGGCCGTCTACTCCCGGCGCCTGCTGGGCCTGGAGGGCTGA